From the genome of Hallerella porci, one region includes:
- a CDS encoding metallophosphoesterase family protein — protein MDKRTFRIGQIADVHLIADNDEADHLKSVESFEKTLADADKFDLDLLVISGDMTEHSFPQEYQLFFEMMKAYSGKWCMIAGNHDKSADIARYSPFPIELHHGEYFYKKTVNEVALFFLDSSTDSVSKSQLEWLKEEAAKESKEIFIFMHHPPCLCGHLFMDSRYALKNWNETKSVMEEIPNLRAIFTGHYHSAMEVNLENGKKVYLTPATQMQLNPDVSEFNIISTVPGWRYIEYKNEKISTELRYL, from the coding sequence ATGGATAAGAGAACTTTTAGAATTGGGCAAATCGCAGATGTTCACTTGATCGCGGATAACGATGAAGCGGATCATCTCAAATCGGTGGAAAGTTTTGAAAAAACTCTCGCGGATGCTGATAAATTTGATTTAGATCTTCTCGTTATTAGCGGAGATATGACAGAACATAGTTTTCCGCAGGAATACCAACTTTTTTTTGAAATGATGAAAGCATATTCGGGAAAATGGTGTATGATTGCGGGAAATCATGATAAATCAGCGGATATTGCACGTTATTCGCCTTTTCCTATTGAATTACATCATGGGGAATATTTCTATAAAAAAACGGTAAATGAAGTGGCGCTTTTCTTTTTAGATTCTTCAACGGATTCTGTTTCAAAAAGTCAATTAGAATGGTTAAAAGAAGAAGCAGCGAAAGAAAGTAAAGAAATTTTTATTTTTATGCATCATCCGCCGTGTCTTTGCGGGCATCTGTTTATGGATTCGCGTTATGCATTGAAAAATTGGAATGAAACAAAATCGGTAATGGAAGAAATTCCAAATCTGCGAGCAATTTTTACGGGGCATTATCATTCGGCGATGGAAGTGAATTTGGAGAATGGAAAGAAAGTTTATTTGACGCCGGCGACGCAAATGCAATTAAATCCGGATGTTTCAGAATTTAATATCATTAGTACAGTTCCAGGTTGGCGGTATATTGAATATAAAAATGAAAAAATTTCCACAGAATTGCGTTATCTTTAA
- a CDS encoding bactofilin family protein has translation MAKENDSQFTQISPSMNITGDLSGSSDIRIAGKIKGNIETTGDVVIENSGFVEGVIKSKNATIAGKINGDIECSEKLVLESKSLFIGNIKTKLLVIECGAKLSGNCQVSTEKEAEPVKK, from the coding sequence ATGGCAAAAGAAAACGATAGCCAATTTACACAAATTAGCCCGTCGATGAATATCACCGGAGATTTATCGGGCTCTAGCGATATTCGTATCGCTGGCAAAATCAAAGGAAACATCGAAACTACCGGCGATGTAGTAATCGAAAATTCTGGCTTTGTCGAAGGCGTTATCAAATCGAAAAATGCAACGATTGCAGGAAAAATCAATGGAGACATTGAATGTTCCGAAAAGTTGGTTTTAGAATCCAAATCGCTTTTCATCGGTAATATCAAAACAAAGCTTCTCGTTATTGAATGCGGAGCAAAACTCAGCGGAAATTGCCAAGTTTCTACGGAAAAAGAAGCAGAACCTGTTAAAAAGTAA